Proteins from one Triticum aestivum cultivar Chinese Spring chromosome 7A, IWGSC CS RefSeq v2.1, whole genome shotgun sequence genomic window:
- the LOC123148458 gene encoding zinc finger CCCH domain-containing protein 44 isoform X1 — translation MDAGRKRAVPEGTNGGAAVKRARAESESVQTGVGSKSKPCTKFFSTAGCPFGSSCHFLHNFPGGHQAVSKMTNLGGPAVSAPQGRMPMGPGVPDGPPTPSLKTRLCNKFNTAEGCKWGNKCHFAHGERELGKPMLLNNSMAPPMGPRPNGHFQPSPMPGPDMVPPSTFGASATAKISVDASLAGAIIGKGGVNTKHISRMTGAKLAIRDNEADPNHKNIELEGSFDQVNHASAMVKELILRIGGNAPPQAKNPGRGPAGGGGGSNFKTKLCDNFNKGSCTFGDRCHFAHGESELRKSAAA, via the exons CAGAATCGGAGTCGGTTCAAACGGGTGTAGGAAGCAAATCGAAGCCATGCACCAAATTTTTCAG CACTGCTGGTTGTCCCTTTGGTTCAAGTTGCCATTTTCTCCATAACTTCCCTGGAGGTCACCAGGCTGTTTCAAAGATGACCAACTTGGGTGGTCCAGCTGTTTCAGCTCCTCAAGGAAGAATGCCCATGGGACCTGGTGTTCCTGATGGGCCACCTACACCCAGCTTGAAGACTCGCTTGTGTAACAAGTTCAACACAGCAGAAGGCTGTAAATGGGGGAACAAGTGTCATTTTGCTCATGGAGAGAGGGAGCTCGGAAAGCCCATGCTGTTGAACAACTCGATGGCACCTCCAATGGGACCAAGACCCAACGGTCACTTCCAGCCCTCACCGATGCCTGGCCCAGACATGGTTCCTCCCTCAACCTTTGGCGCATCGGCCACAGCCAAGATCAGTGTTGATGCATCCCTTGCTGGCGCCATTATTGGGAAAGGTGGAGTCAACACGAAGCACATATCCCGAATGACTGGGGCCAAGCTAGCCATCCGGGATAATGAGGCAGACCCCAACCATAAAAACATTGAGCTCGAGGGATCGTTCGATCAGGTCAACCATGCGAGTGCAATGGTGAAAGAGCTGATTCTCCGCATTGGCGGCAACGCCCCTCCTCAAGCAAAGAACCCGGGGAGGGGGcctgcaggtggtggtgggggaagCAACTTCAAGACCAAGCTGTGTGACAACTTCAACAAAGGCTCTTGCACATTTGGAGACAGATGCCACTTCGCTCATGGTGAGAGTGAACTGCGCAAGTCGGCTGCGGCTTGA
- the LOC123148459 gene encoding non-structural maintenance of chromosomes element 4 homolog A has product MAEGVAEEGRRGEEPEPVTPAAAEGSQGLEDRRLLRSRYLAVKSQINDEKDQMASADSFKFQSVISQVESLHQHVHNPREQVADAEALLDIASSLAASVRSQSALGITPSHLVAALLNKFGTQGDADGEGASLRWSAVGLAASHVFMAVPGCCAMFGPMTTEVKPRRTHTIRKRTARPSRNDRPEQLADPETTTTDTDRNMAALFNVLRKKKKTRLENLVLNRMSFAQTVENIFALSFLVKDGRVEMNVNDDGHHILSPRNAPAAGAIASGEVKYNHFVFRYDFKDWQLMKGIVAEGEELMVHSPPSLSTSGGNTQAEMPTRSMPGGNNQGEVPAHGTPGGNEDPATPVHGTSGGNSEPEMPAHTTSIRKHCRNRGLVTQARQDETTAMEDKRQTDAQDEVMRTVVKREDMEMAKDRQEVVQTYKRKRSDRHPPAGGHRAHASWGSFGVGKEFTRLT; this is encoded by the exons ATGGCGGAGGGGGTCGCGGAGGAGGGCCGCCGGGGCGAGGAGCCGGAGCCGGTGaccccggcggcggcggaggggtcgCAGGGGCTCGAGGACAGGCGTCTGCTGCGGTCGCGGTACCTCGCCGTCAAGAGCCAGATCAACG ACGAGAAGGACCAAATGGCGAGCGCGGACTCATTCAAGTTCCAGTCCGTCATCTCGCAGGTGGAGAGCCTGCACCAGCACG TTCACAATCCCAGGGAGCAGGTAGCTGATGCAGAGGCATTGCTGGACATTGCCAGCAGTTTGGCAGCATCTGTAAGGTCCCAGTCAGCACTAGGAATCACTCCTTCCCATTTAGTTGCTGCACTCCTCAACAAGTTTGGGACGCAAGGGGATGCCGATGGTGAGGGCGCCTCGTTGAGATGGTCTGCTGTTGGGCTTGCTGCGTCTCATGTCTTCATGGCTGTGCCTGGATGCTGCGCCAT GTTTGGTCCCATGACGACAGAAGTGAAGCCACGGAGAACACATACCATTAGAAAGAGGACTGCAAGGCCGAGTAGAAATGATCGCCCTGAACAG CTTGCTGATCCAGAGACAACAACGACTGATACAGACAGGAACATGGCTGCTCTGTTTAATGTtctgaggaagaagaaaaaaacaagacTTGAAAACCTTGTTTTGAACAGAATGTCCTTTGCCCAAACGGTGGAGAACATATTTGCCTTGTCATTCCTAGTTAAAGACGGCAGAGTGGAAATGAATGTGAATGACGACGGCCATCATATCCTCT CTCCAAGAAATGCACCTGCTGCTGGTGCAATTGCCTCAGGAGAAGTGAAATACAACCATTTTGTCTTCAGATACGATTTTAAAGACTGGCAG CTCATGAAAGGGATAGTCGCGGAGGGGGAAGAACTGATGGTGCACAGTCCGCCTTCTCTCAGCACGTCTGGAGGAAATACCCAGGCGGAGATGCCTACTCGCAGCATGCCTGGAGGAAATAACCAGGGGGAGGTGCCGGCACACGGCACGCCTGGAGGCAACGAGGATCCCGCGACGCCTGTGCATGGCACATCCGGAGGAAACAGCGAGCCTGAGATGCCTGCGCACACAACTTCAATCAGGAAGCACTGCAGGAACCGGGGCCTGGTCACACAAGCGCGGCAAGACGAGACGACAGCCATGGAGGATAAGCGGCAGACGGATGCGCAAGATGAGGTGATGCGCACGGTGGTCAAGCGGGAGGACATGGAGATGGCCAAGGACAGGCAGGAGGTGGTCCAGACGTACAAGCGCAAGCGGTCTGATCGCCATCCACCCGCCGGCGGCCACCGCGCGCATGCGTCTTGGGGTTCCTTTGGTGTCGGTAAAGAGTTTACCCGGCTGACCTAG
- the LOC123148458 gene encoding zinc finger CCCH domain-containing protein 44 isoform X2 — MDAGRKRAVPEGTNGGAAVKRARESESVQTGVGSKSKPCTKFFSTAGCPFGSSCHFLHNFPGGHQAVSKMTNLGGPAVSAPQGRMPMGPGVPDGPPTPSLKTRLCNKFNTAEGCKWGNKCHFAHGERELGKPMLLNNSMAPPMGPRPNGHFQPSPMPGPDMVPPSTFGASATAKISVDASLAGAIIGKGGVNTKHISRMTGAKLAIRDNEADPNHKNIELEGSFDQVNHASAMVKELILRIGGNAPPQAKNPGRGPAGGGGGSNFKTKLCDNFNKGSCTFGDRCHFAHGESELRKSAAA, encoded by the exons AATCGGAGTCGGTTCAAACGGGTGTAGGAAGCAAATCGAAGCCATGCACCAAATTTTTCAG CACTGCTGGTTGTCCCTTTGGTTCAAGTTGCCATTTTCTCCATAACTTCCCTGGAGGTCACCAGGCTGTTTCAAAGATGACCAACTTGGGTGGTCCAGCTGTTTCAGCTCCTCAAGGAAGAATGCCCATGGGACCTGGTGTTCCTGATGGGCCACCTACACCCAGCTTGAAGACTCGCTTGTGTAACAAGTTCAACACAGCAGAAGGCTGTAAATGGGGGAACAAGTGTCATTTTGCTCATGGAGAGAGGGAGCTCGGAAAGCCCATGCTGTTGAACAACTCGATGGCACCTCCAATGGGACCAAGACCCAACGGTCACTTCCAGCCCTCACCGATGCCTGGCCCAGACATGGTTCCTCCCTCAACCTTTGGCGCATCGGCCACAGCCAAGATCAGTGTTGATGCATCCCTTGCTGGCGCCATTATTGGGAAAGGTGGAGTCAACACGAAGCACATATCCCGAATGACTGGGGCCAAGCTAGCCATCCGGGATAATGAGGCAGACCCCAACCATAAAAACATTGAGCTCGAGGGATCGTTCGATCAGGTCAACCATGCGAGTGCAATGGTGAAAGAGCTGATTCTCCGCATTGGCGGCAACGCCCCTCCTCAAGCAAAGAACCCGGGGAGGGGGcctgcaggtggtggtgggggaagCAACTTCAAGACCAAGCTGTGTGACAACTTCAACAAAGGCTCTTGCACATTTGGAGACAGATGCCACTTCGCTCATGGTGAGAGTGAACTGCGCAAGTCGGCTGCGGCTTGA